The following coding sequences lie in one Arachis ipaensis cultivar K30076 chromosome B03, Araip1.1, whole genome shotgun sequence genomic window:
- the LOC110270372 gene encoding protein ALP1-like isoform X2, which produces MYQLHKFNCLGALDGTHIKINVLEADKPRYRNRKGNITTNVLGVVAPDMQFIYVLAGWEGSAANSRILRDTLFRNGFSVPQGHYYLCDAGYMNCEGFLAPYRGQKYHLSEFNPHNQPSTAQEFFNMKHSQARNVIERAFGVLKARWRILRGRSFYPIKTQGRIITACCLLHNHIRRVMVVDPIDEIEDQNILGVDGKTIHHIETSDA; this is translated from the exons ATGTATCAGCTTCACAAATTC aattgcCTAGGAGCCTTAGATGGTACTCATATCAAAATCAATGTCCTTGAGGCTGACAAGCCTAGATATCGAAACAGAAAAGGTAACATAACAACCAATGTGCTTGGAGTGGTTGCTCCCGATATGCAATTTATCTATGTACTGGCGGGTTGGGAGGGTTCAGCTGCGAATTCTAGGATATTGCGAGATACATTATTTCGCAATGGGTTTAGTGTTCCCCAAG GTCATTACTACTTATGTGATGCTGGATATATGAATTGTGAAGGATTTTTGGCACCTTATAGAGGACAAAAATATCATTTGAGTGAGTTTAATCCACATAATCAACCCAGCACAGCTCAAGAGTTTTTTAATATGAAACACTCACAAGCTAGGAATGTTATTGAAAGGGCATTTGGAGTATTGAAAGCAAGATGGAGAATTTTAAGGGGAAGATCATTTTATCCTATTAAGACTCAAGGAAGAATTATAACTGCTTGTTGCCTTTTGCATAATCATATTAGAAGAGTGATGGTTGTGGATCCTATTGATGAGATAGAAGATCAAAATATACTTGGAGTAGATGGTAAGACGATCCACCATATTGAGACGAGTGATGCTTAG
- the LOC107631419 gene encoding uncharacterized protein LOC107631419, with protein sequence MELDIGVTHSDLSLAEADSWFSSDTSSGYLEDAIAGWGIWCNHNNLPSYSQNQKMMDHYLVDEEDLFPTFCSSTTPQILHGNFHKESKEFSNRNLPSSSPASLQNEPAQRSLSPRESDANNASASNSKGHWKKIAYPFELVKAGGVEGETTLKDINNQMLMSPSKPIPHPVANLSSTHPYACISARSGYGISGKVVTALTRIHTQGRGSITIIRTKG encoded by the exons ATGGAATTGGACATTGGAGTAACTCACTCAGATCTCTCTCTTG CTGAAGCTGATTCATGGTTTTCATCAGATACATCAAGTGGGTACCTTGAAGATGCTATTGCAGGCTGGGGAATTTGGTGCAACCACAACAATTTACCATCCTACTCCCAAAATCAAAAG ATGATGGACCATTATTTGGTTGATGAGGAAGATCTATTTCCAACATTTTGTTCATCCACAACACCACAAATCCTTCATG GTAATTTCCACAAAGAGAGTAAAGAATTCAGCAATAGGAACCTGCCATCATCATCACCAGCATCTTTACAAAATGAACCTGCTCAGAGGAGCCTTTCACCTAGAGAATCAGATGCAAATAATGCTTCAGCTTCAAATTCAA AGGGTCATTGGAAGAAAATAGCATACCCATTTGAGCTAGTAAAGGCAGGAGGAGTAGAAGGGGAAACAACACTGAAAGACATAAACAACCAAATGCTAATGAGTCCATCAAAGCCAATTCCACATCCTGTTGCTAACTTATCAAGCACTCATCCATATGCATGCATTTCAGCTCGTAGTGGTTATGGCATTTCAGGAAAAGTTGTTACAGCACTTACTAGGATTCACACCCAGGGTAGAGGCTCCATTACCATTATCAGAACCAAGGGTTGA
- the LOC110270372 gene encoding protein ALP1-like isoform X1 produces MYQLHKFNCLGALDGTHIKINVLEADKPRYRNRKGNITTNVLGVVAPDMQFIYVLAGWEGSAANSRILRDTLFRNGFSVPQVGHYYLCDAGYMNCEGFLAPYRGQKYHLSEFNPHNQPSTAQEFFNMKHSQARNVIERAFGVLKARWRILRGRSFYPIKTQGRIITACCLLHNHIRRVMVVDPIDEIEDQNILGVDGKTIHHIETSDA; encoded by the exons ATGTATCAGCTTCACAAATTC aattgcCTAGGAGCCTTAGATGGTACTCATATCAAAATCAATGTCCTTGAGGCTGACAAGCCTAGATATCGAAACAGAAAAGGTAACATAACAACCAATGTGCTTGGAGTGGTTGCTCCCGATATGCAATTTATCTATGTACTGGCGGGTTGGGAGGGTTCAGCTGCGAATTCTAGGATATTGCGAGATACATTATTTCGCAATGGGTTTAGTGTTCCCCAAG TAGGTCATTACTACTTATGTGATGCTGGATATATGAATTGTGAAGGATTTTTGGCACCTTATAGAGGACAAAAATATCATTTGAGTGAGTTTAATCCACATAATCAACCCAGCACAGCTCAAGAGTTTTTTAATATGAAACACTCACAAGCTAGGAATGTTATTGAAAGGGCATTTGGAGTATTGAAAGCAAGATGGAGAATTTTAAGGGGAAGATCATTTTATCCTATTAAGACTCAAGGAAGAATTATAACTGCTTGTTGCCTTTTGCATAATCATATTAGAAGAGTGATGGTTGTGGATCCTATTGATGAGATAGAAGATCAAAATATACTTGGAGTAGATGGTAAGACGATCCACCATATTGAGACGAGTGATGCTTAG
- the LOC107631420 gene encoding protein TPX2 isoform X3: MEKASTKSSLKARDEVKDRFQDKNNKSSSSQSRKSSPPKENTKPQEFKLHTQERAVKRAMFNYAVTTKFYLMEIQKRQAEKLQKMIEEEEIRMLRKEMVPRAQLMPYFDKPFSPQSRSNNKTVGSKESYSCLHMMSSKCLRCCTLGNEFHNLHHSLKPVN, from the exons GCAAGAGATGAAGTCAAAGATAGGTTCCAAGACAAGAATAACAAG AGCTCATCATCACAGTCAAGGAAGTCATCTCCtccaaaagaaaatacaaaaccaCAAGAATTCAAACTCCACACCCAAGAAAGAGCTGTGAAGCGCGCAATGTTCAACTATGCA GTCACTACAAAATTTTATCTCATGGAGATACAAAAGAGACAAGCAGAGAAGTTGCAGAAA atgattgaagaagaagagattCGGATGCTAAGGAAGGAAATGGTTCCAAGAGCTCAATTGATGCCTTATTTTGATAAGCCTTTTTCCCCACAAAG cagGTCAAATAATAAGACAGTGGGAAGTAAAGAATCATATTCATGCTTGCACATGATGAGTAGCAAGTGCTTGAGGTGCTGCACCTTGGGTAACGAATTCCACAACTTGCACCACTCTCTAAAGCCCGTCAACTAA